The Trichoplusia ni isolate ovarian cell line Hi5 chromosome 17, tn1, whole genome shotgun sequence genome includes a region encoding these proteins:
- the LOC113502299 gene encoding elongation of very long chain fatty acids protein AAEL008004-like, which translates to MATLYSWYRDLMDNRSDPRVKDWPMMSSPWPTLAACVCYAYCARVLGPRLMSNRKPFELRSVLVVYNLAQTIFSAWIFYEYLMSGWWGQYNFTCQLVDHSRSPMAMRMANTCWWYYFSKFTEFVDTLFFVLRKKNEHVSTLHVIHHGIMPMSVWFGLKFAPGGHSTFFALLNTFVHIVMYFYYMVAAMGPKYQKYIWWKKYLTAFQMVQFVMIFSHQLQVLFRPSCQYPRVFVYWIAMHGFLFLFLFSDFYKARYTRKDRKSRNNGLCMTVMDDSSSSLNGKNGYKQEVGSEVPNSYASSGADAFVRRRPVS; encoded by the exons ATCCCCGGGTAAAAGACTGGCCCATGATGTCGTCGCCGTGGCCCACGCTGGCCGCGTGCGTGTGCTACGCGTACTGCGCGCGGGTGCTGGGCCCGCGGCTCATGTCCAACCGCAAACCCTTCGAGCTACGAAGCGTGCTAGTCGTCTATAACCTCGCACAGACCATATTCAGTGCCTGGATATTCTATGAG TATTTGATGAGCGGCTGGTGGGGTCAATATAACTTTACGTGTCAACTGGTCGACCACTCCCGGAGCCCGATGGCGATGAGG aTGGCGAATACATGCTGGTGGTACTACTTTAGCAAGTTTACGGAGTTCGTGGACACGCTTTTCTTCGTGTTGCGGAAGAAAAACGAGCACGTGTCCACGCTGCATGTGATACACCACGGCATCATGCCCATGTCCGTGTGGTTCGGGCTCAAGTTTGCGCCAG gtggTCACAGCACGTTCTTTGCTCTTCTGAACACGTTCGTCCACATCGTGATGTACTTCTACTACATGGTGGCTGCGATGGGTCCTAAATACCAGAAGTACATCTGGTGGAAGAAGTACCTCACCGCCTTCCAGATG GTACAGTTCGTGATGATCTTCAGCCACCAGCTGCAGGTGTTGTTCAGGCCGTCGTGCCAGTACCCTCGTGTCTTCGTCTACTGGATCGCCATGCATGGCTTCCTATTCCTCTTCCTCTTCAGCGACTTCTACAAGGCGAGGTACACCAGGAAGGACAGGAAATCCAGAAATAATGGACTTTGTATG ACTGTCATGGACGACAGCAGCAGTTCGCTGAACGGCAAGAACGGGTACAAGCAGGAAGTGGGCTCGGAGGTGCCGAACTCGTACGCGTCGTCGGGTGCGGACGCCTTCGTGCGCCGGCGGCCCGTGTCATAG